A portion of the Rubripirellula tenax genome contains these proteins:
- a CDS encoding CoA-binding protein: protein MNSIEKFLAAKTYAVAGASNRQHKYGNKVFRALLAASRETYPLNPAQDAIEGHQAYPTIADLPLVPEALSIITPPEVTRKVVSDAIAAGVKHIWMQPGAEDDQASESAREAGITVIDDGSCILVLLALS, encoded by the coding sequence ATGAACTCAATCGAAAAGTTTCTCGCCGCAAAAACTTATGCAGTCGCCGGCGCATCCAATCGTCAGCACAAGTACGGCAACAAAGTCTTCCGCGCCCTGCTCGCCGCCAGCCGAGAGACCTACCCGCTCAATCCCGCCCAAGACGCAATCGAAGGCCACCAAGCCTACCCGACGATCGCCGACCTACCGCTCGTCCCCGAAGCTCTCTCGATCATTACGCCACCCGAGGTCACTCGCAAAGTCGTCTCCGACGCAATCGCGGCCGGAGTGAAGCACATCTGGATGCAACCCGGAGCCGAAGACGATCAGGCCAGCGAATCCGCACGCGAAGCCGGCATCACCGTCATCGACGACGGAAGTTGCATTCTCGTACTTCTTGCGCTCAGCTAG
- a CDS encoding DUF1569 domain-containing protein produces MKQLRELHFDDLNAAVQEARSLLQSGYNQNGNWSLGQICRHLTLVQDPSVDGYPKWMSFFAFLRPVMRRTLLPKVLSVDSPRGIRTASMFVPPADLDDAGEVEAFAASVDRFYAHVGDYAPHPAFGRLPRERIEQIHSAHAAHHLRFLVPRD; encoded by the coding sequence ATGAAACAACTGCGGGAACTACACTTCGACGATCTGAACGCGGCGGTTCAAGAAGCACGATCGCTACTGCAGAGCGGCTACAACCAAAATGGCAATTGGTCGCTGGGGCAAATCTGCCGTCACCTAACGCTCGTGCAAGATCCGAGTGTTGATGGCTATCCGAAGTGGATGTCGTTCTTCGCGTTCTTGCGTCCTGTGATGCGACGGACCCTCTTGCCGAAAGTCCTCAGTGTCGATTCACCTCGTGGAATTCGTACAGCGTCGATGTTCGTTCCGCCGGCCGATCTGGATGACGCTGGTGAGGTTGAGGCTTTTGCTGCGAGCGTGGATCGGTTCTACGCTCACGTTGGTGACTATGCTCCGCATCCAGCGTTTGGGCGACTGCCACGTGAGCGGATTGAGCAAATTCATTCTGCACATGCCGCTCATCACTTGCGTTTCCTTGTACCCCGCGACTGA
- a CDS encoding DUF7691 family protein yields MRYSIYFFAMNASQVAEQFSNPSTLLDQMADRLREANEFTEDEVKDSLKFASQICACRLPDDCGTDYFNALCWLCEVASEKVEIPGFTLLRSHGHIDDIGIWHWFQSQSPPFAVPTCSDRPPEVGYLANSDIESIVLPALEEADECTDEEAESARTNFHEVVESVHEDGLDLLAVMLCS; encoded by the coding sequence ATGAGATACTCCATTTACTTCTTTGCCATGAATGCCTCGCAAGTCGCAGAGCAGTTCTCGAATCCCAGCACGTTACTGGACCAAATGGCAGACCGACTTCGTGAAGCAAACGAATTCACCGAGGATGAAGTGAAAGACTCGCTTAAGTTCGCAAGTCAGATCTGTGCTTGCCGTCTGCCGGACGACTGCGGCACGGATTACTTCAACGCACTGTGCTGGTTGTGCGAAGTCGCCAGCGAAAAGGTGGAGATACCTGGATTCACGCTGTTGCGGAGCCACGGCCATATCGACGACATTGGCATCTGGCATTGGTTTCAATCGCAGTCCCCACCGTTTGCGGTCCCCACCTGTAGCGACCGACCACCGGAGGTGGGCTATCTCGCAAATTCCGATATCGAATCCATCGTTCTGCCTGCGTTAGAAGAAGCCGATGAATGCACCGATGAAGAAGCCGAATCCGCTCGGACAAATTTTCACGAAGTCGTTGAATCTGTACACGAGGACGGACTGGACTTGTTGGCTGTGATGCTTTGTAGTTGA